The window CGACGACTGGATGTGGATTTAAGCGAACAGCCGCTCGGGCTCCGCAGGCCTCGCCGCCGCCATTGCCAGTGCTGCTCCCTTCCTAAAGCTGAATTCTCGAGAGTAGCGAGGTAAGAAGGAGCCGTTCTCCCCGGTGGCCCCGGTTAATATGCTCCTGTTCCACCCGACCCGAGTGGCCGTGGAAAAACCAAATGTTGACCGCTGTGAGGcgatgacaactttttttttttttttaaagcccccGTGGGCTTCCTTGCTGTGTTTAGTCGCCATGTTCCCCCTCCTCGCTAGCTCTTTGGAAGGAGTGTCCTAATGCGTTGATTGGAGACGCGGTGAAGGTTTTTGCTCTATAAAACTTAAAAAGAACTCTTGGTAAGCCATGAGTATGAAACACgtgacaaaatgttttcctcGCGGCCGGTTCGTTGAaaaacgccgccgccgccgccgccgtcgtcgtcgtggtCTCAGCCGAGCGGATGTTAGCCGCGGTGAGGAACAGTCGCTTTTCTAGGGTCTCTCCACTACTATTTCTatactgggggtggggggcggaggCGCCGGGTGCCTGGCTGGAGTCCCCGTGGAGGTGATGAGCTCGCCGCCTCCTCTCATTCATCTGGAGAGAATGGCAACGCctccctgcctgttgacacatTCAGCAGCGACCAGCTTGCCACGTTTCTTAAAAAGCCTTGCAATTACTAAGTATAACcgcgacacacaaaaaaataaggaaCCAAAATGACTTCATGACATTACAGACTGGCGGGGAAAAAGTGCAGAGCCTCTgttcaccccccaaaaatgtgagaGATAGTAGTTACGAATTGTGGATCTATCTAAAGTGTTGGGGTTAGACTTTCTTGCGCAACTCACTCGAGATTTGAAGTGAGGCGATAGAACCACGTAACTGACCCAGTGAACTTGTAATCATCTTACTGATGCACCCTGGTCAAGTTGCTTGTGACGGTTGGTGCAGGAGGGTCGCGGGATACGGGGAACACCTGTCAGTCACGTCGTCAATACAGGTGTGTAGTCATATTATTTGTGCTGGGTCTCCATTCCTAACTCCCGACAGTATTTCCAATATAGAATTCTAATGTTGAACTCTCTGTTATTTTTGCACACCCAACATTTACGACAAGAGGGACCCACGTGGTGTACGTTGCTCTTAGGTGGCGCATCCAAGAGGACAGAACGGACTTAAGTGTACAAAACCACAAATGTACTCTGACAGTTAAAAGTGACCACAATCTGCATGTGAAAATTTTGCccctgttcaaaaaaaaaagagcggggGGGCCAGGAATTCCTGTTTTCACAGAGAACAATTTATGGTCCTGGTTGTCCAGCTGTCAAAGCCACATGACTCGGGTGTTGCGCGCAGCTGAACAACGGTTCGCCGGCAGTTGCACACGGAGCAATGTGGCCAAATGCGGCTCAACTCCACGACCGTATTCCTGTGCGATATCTGGGTACAAATAGATTGTttgcgtgttttgttttttatatttgagTTTTACAACAAActtcaacaaaacaaataaactgaAAGCAAGCACTTATGTGGAAAATTGTGCAAGCGAGGCAACAGGCGCAAAGAAATACCTTGGATGTTTTAATATAAGTTTGAAGTGCGCAGCAGAAgtagaaccttttttttttttttttttaaaatacaaactcTTTGCATAACACAGATTACGGGTCGGTCTGGACAGGGCCTAACCCCATGACGACAAACAATTTTCAAACCTAACGATGACCAAACGCATCCACTTGTTTTGCACACTTCCGTTTGACAGCATCTTGCGGCATGAAGAAGAAAGCCCGCCACCAGCGCCCGGCGGCCCTGAAGAGGGACTCTTCGCCCATCAAGCCGTCGCCCAACCGGGAAACGCTGACGTATGCGCAGGCCCAGCGCATGGTGGAGCTGGAGGTGGACGGCCGCGTGCACCGGCTAAGCATCTACGACAAGCTGGACATCATCAGCGACGACGACCCCACGGCGCAGGAGATCCTGGAGTGCAATAGCAACAAGGAGAACAGCGAAAAGCCCCAGCAGGTCTTAGTCCGCTCAGTGCGCCTCAAGAACAGCCAGCGCAAGAAGAACGCCGCGTTGGCACCCCCGCACAGTACGGCCCACTCCGCCGCCACCCCCCTGCTGGAGCCCAAAGTCAGAACAGTGGAGTACAACCTGCCTGTGGTTCCCAAAAGACCGCCGGCATACTACAAGTACACGGAGCGAACGGCAGAGGAGCTGGACGAGGAAGTGGAGTATGACATGGACGAAGAGGACTACGCCTGGCTCGAGCTGCTCAACGAGAAGCGCAAGAGCGAGGGCATTAGCCAGGTCTCCAACAACCTCTTTGAGTTCATTATGGACCGCTTTGAGAAGGAGTCGTACGCCACCACGCGGGGGCAGAGCGAGCAGCGCTCGTTGGTGGACGAGGACGCCGTGTGCTGCGTGTGCATGGACGGGGACGGCGCCGACAGCAACGTCATCCTCTTCTGCGACGCCTGTAACATCGCAGTGCACCAGGAGTGCTACGGTGTGCCCTACGTCCCCGAGGGCCAATGGCTGTGCCGCCACTGCCTGCAGCGCCCGGCGCGGCCCGCCGACTGCGTCTTCTGCCCCAACCGGGGCGGCGCGCTCAAGAAGACGGACGACGGCCGGTGGGGCCACGTGGCTTGTGCGTTGTGGGTCCCTGAGGTGGGCTTCTTGGACACAGTGTTCATCGAGCCTATCGACGGCGTGCACAACATCCCGCCCGCCCGCTGGAAGCTGACGTGCTACCTGTGCAAGGAGAAAGGGGCGGGCGCCTGCATCCAGTGTGACCGTGTCAACTGCTACGCCGCCTTCCACGTCAGCTGCGCCCAGAAGGCCGGCCTCTTCATGAAGATGGAGCCCATCAGGGAGGAGACGCAGCCCGGCGCCTTCTCCGTCAAGAAGACCGCGTACTGCTGCAGCCACACGCCCGACGGCTGCGACCGGCGCCCGCTCAATGTCTACGAGCGACCGCGCCCCAAGAACGGCGCTTGCCACAAGCGTGGCGACAGGCGTGGCAGGGCCCGTGCCAAGGCTTGGCACAGGAAGCGCAGCAAGCGGGCGGAGCCGCTGCCCCGACCGCAACCGGAAGCTGAGGGCCCTGGCAATTGTGGACCCTCTATCGGCGCTTCCAGGTAAGCCGAAGCGCTCGTGTGGACATTTTGTAGTAgaaatcagtgattcccaaacagtgtgcggGGCGGGGGTACGTTCGTGTGCTGTGAGTGGGAAcgtatccaattttatgtactTGCTCAAGAAATGCTTCTATGAAGTCATGTATCTTTactcatctatttatgccagtggggcacaatgacagacaggaCAAAagaatcctcttctattagatggcaggaagtatatacagtaattaatcgatccatttttgctgacatttacttctgttggtgtgccgtggcaTTTTCcagttgtaaaatatgtgccttggctctagaaaggttggaaatcactggtagAAATGATCATACTCCATACCCTACTTCCAAATTTGTCACCAAACAAACATGTCAAGAATGAATTGAAAAACAGATTGTCTGTGACTCGTCAAAACTTTGAAATCAGATTCAATTGAAGGTTTCATTATCCTACGATTTTAAAAGGTATAAAGGTCTCCAGTCGCATAGATTTAGCGGGATTTTATGCGTGAGGAGTATATTAATATAAGTTAGAAATGTTTCAAAAGTGAAAAGCAGAGAGCTGTGAATGGAAAGACTGAAGCTGTGAGAAGGTGGAAATTAAGATGAGCCACTCAAaagtcttggggggggggggggggggaatgcttTTCTGCTCATGTCATGCAGTTGCATGCAGGTGGACGTTTTGTTTGGTTAGGGTGTTTATGTATGATTTGAATCAATAATCCTCCCAATAGCTCTGTTGCCTAGCGTCCTTGACGTCTGCACGCTCATGGCCATCAATGAGGCGCCCTGAAGTGGCCACGCCCGCTTCACTTGCCGACTGTCACGTCAGAATCAAATATTTTGACTAAAATTCCCTCCTCGCTCTTTCGCAGCTACAGTATCTGTGTGACGTGCACTTACTCGGGTGGAAATGAAGTGCTGTAAAACGGCCATTTAGGGATGTATCGCTTGGGAAGATGGATTTATAAGTATAGCCGGAAAGCGCTGTGTGTTTTGAAGGGGAACGTATCATAAGAGGaaggaattttgtttttaaaaaaaaacaaaacaaaacacctgaACGTCCGTCTCACTACCTCTCCATTTCAGTTTGGACACCATCCTTAACCAGGTGGCTGTCCAGAGGAAGCGACCGTTTGTGGAGCGCGTTCTGAGGTACTGGGTGTTGAAGAGGCAGTCTAGGAACAACGTCCCGCTCATCCGCCGCCTGCAGGCCAACCCGTCTCACACGCTCAAGTCTGCATCGGCGGTGAGCGGCCGTCATCGTTTGAGCGCGCTGCGCATCCGCTgtcaattttgtttgcttgtggCACATCAACACTATTTGATTTGagtttttattcattgttttcTTGCGGGTGTTTGTTCAGGATCGCGCGGAGAGCAACCAGGTACTGAAGGAACAACTGAAGGAGTGGCACAGACTCCGACATGACCTGGAACGCGCGCGACTTCTGCTGGAGCTCGTCAGGAAGCGAGAGAAGCTCAAGAGGGAGGAGGTAGGGACCAGACACTTAACAGCCTGGGAGCTTTGAGGCTGATGCCGCTATCGGTATACGAGGCTAACAAAAGATGACGTATCCAAGGACGTGGAGTTACACAGCATATGTGCAAGGAAtagcagattattattttttttttttattatttttggtggAGCTCATCCTACTTGTCCAGTGATTTTCCACATTTAATTCTCTTGGCCTCTGAATGGCTGCCGGTAACATGTTTGGTGTGGAGCTTTGCTTTTTCAGTTCTACACTGGCCTCTCCTGTGTCTTTCAAGACTCTTAAGTTGGGCATTTAAGTACCAGAGGGAGCTCCTGAACTTAAGATACAAAAGATAAAAGTCCTCAAAGCTTTGTAGAAGGGCCCGGTTACGCGATCATTATGCCGAGGCTACATTTCCAGTTTCCCCTTGTCATAAACTGTAGTAGAACTCCAAACCGTAATCATCTCGATAAGCatgccagtgtgtgtgtgttgggtgaCCAGATGAAGCTGCAGCAGTTGGCGCTGGAGGTCCAGCTGACCCCTTTTAACATCCTTCTAAGGGCCGTGCTCGGCCAGCTACAGCAGAAGGACCAGTACAATGTTTTTGCTCAGCCCGTCAGCACCAAGGAGGTCAGCCACAACACACGCTAGTGACCATGTGGCCTCAAACAAGCCTTCAAACATATCCTGTTTTTCACCTGCAGGTCCCAGACTATTTGGACCACATCAAGCAGCCCATGGACTTCTCCACTATGAGGATGCGGATCGACGGCCACACCTACCGCAGCCTGGATGATTTTGAGGCTGACTTTGACTTGATCATCGCCAACTGCATGAAGTACAACGCAAAGGAGACCTTCTTCTACAAGGTGGCCCAGAGGATGCAGGACCACGGCGGGGTCATCCTGCGCCGCGCTCGCAAGGAGGCCGACCGGATTGGCTTCGACTTTGCCAGCGGATTAATGCTGCCCGACGCCCCTAAACTGGAGGTGCCGGCGCCCTTCACCTGGGACGACGGTAAATCCATTTCCGGGACTTCCGGCGGTCCCTCGCTTGTGTTCATGCTAATGTAGTGCTCTCCATCCTAACTCGCACTTTACAACCTGAATTGCCTCTGACAACTTGGAGAAAATCTAAGTACAACTCACTTTATGAGACcatagtaccgtattttccgcaacATAAgacgcacctaagagcctttcattttctcaaaagccgacagggCGCCTTATATAAGGATCAATCGTGAGCCGCGACAGGTCTCGCAACTACGGTAAGCAGCCGCCGACTCCATTTTCCGCTGGTAGAAGAAGTAGCGCGTGCTGCATGCTGCAATATTTGACTGCGCGAACCGAgccatttcatttccatttgtgtgtttgtgtaaaggaCCCAAAATGGTTCCTATTAAGAGACGCAGAGTATAAACTCAAGGCGATCAGTTCAGCAGTAGAACACGGCAATGGAGCAATAGCCAAAGAATTTCACCATTCACAAATTAATGGTGTAGAAGTCGAGGAAGCATCGAGATGATCTGCGCCAAGTACAGAAGACTGAAGAGAGTTTCTGACGGAACAAAGCCAGATGGCTACCCCAGCCTCGACTGTAGCGCCGTattctgtgcgccttataatgcaagGGTCCGCCTGATATgcgaaaaaagtttgaaaacaggccgttcattgaaggtgtggaaaatacggtacaaaGTATCGCGTACAGAATTTGGAGGTAGTTATGTTTAACAGGTCATTACGTCAATATGTGACTGTATAAGACATCAAACTTACTAATTGCATAGGAAGTGTGGTTTGACCAAATTTATGCGTGTagaaattaccaaaaaaaaaaaaaaaaaaaatctacagccAGTCGAATGTGGTATGTGTGTCAACTACTTCTGTTTCTGCCTAGGTCGGCTGAACGGAGAGCCGTCAGTTTCAAAGTACCCGAGGAACTTTACATATctacattatcttttttttttttttttgtcaaacgtgTCATGTCACCACAGCATCACCAAAGATGACTCTAGATTGGGtttgggctttttaaaaaagaaaagagcaccGTAGTATTGGAAGCTGGCGGTCATGGTATCCTCGTGCTTGAAGTATTTATACCGATTATGTGTTTCTTATGCCCCAGTGGACCACCTGCTGAGCCCCTCGTACCGGCACCTGACACCACTAGAGGATCAGCTGAAGGAGCTCCTAGAGAAACTGGACCTAAGCACAGCCATGAGGAACAGTCCGTCACGCAGCAAGAGGCTCAAGCTGCTCAAGAAGACCATCACGGAGGTCCGTAGCGAGATGAGCCTCAAGAAGTCTTTACCATCGTCGCAACCAGTCGCCGCCCAACCACCGCCCGAACCTCCGGAGTCTCCCAAGGTGAACGGCTCCACTCCACCGAGGTTAGAACTTCCGATGTTGGCGACGCAAGCGGAAGCACCGCTTCCCTTCCTGGGACCGCCCTCCCTGAAGCCGGTGGAGTGCGCCCCCACTGAGCCGGGCGATGTCACTTGCACCTCACCTACCTCATTGGCCTGCCCCAAGCTCAACGGGCACCTCCACATCGACCACGAAACCGAGCGAAGGACTGACGTCCTCTTCTGCAAGTCCAAGAGCGTCAGTCCGCAGAAGGTGCCCAAAGATCAGGAGGCATCCGTCGTCCCCTCGCCGTCTTCGCCCCCGCCTCTGGGCGCCAAAACCTTCCTGTCTGTGGTCATCCCTCGACTGGAGACGCTCCTGCTGCCCAAGAAGAGGCCGAGGAGCAGCAGCGTTGACGGCGAAGAAGACGACGAGTCGCCCATCAAGCGTCTGGGCACAGGTCCGAAGGAAAGATGGGTCCCCATAAGCATTTACAAAACCAATATGAAAAAGTTTCATTTGGGCAATTAACAAAAGAGTTTTTGAAAGTGTAACCAGTGTAATAGTGTAGAATTTAAGGCACACACAAGTATTGCTGAAATGATTTGTCTTCCGTCACCATGTTGCACATATCTTCTTTGACAGTTTTTAACAATACACATCAGATACTTCTGGCAGGATTTTGCCACAGTCACTGCACACTCAGGTTGAAATGAGTGCGAGAGCAAACCTCAGCTAACAACAGCCAACTCCGATTCACTCGCTCACTCCCACATCACGCCGCTCGCATACTGAATTTACAGTGGAGAACGGGATCCCGCACGCTGGCATCCGAGTgttcaaaaatgtttctcagtcCGATTTGTAGCCTACCCGCCGGATGCGAAACTTCAATTTGCCACGCGTCCTTCACTTGATTTTGGTCACGTGACACATTGAAAATGCAGTAAGCTGGGCAAGGGGCCGCTTCCTGTCCCGGCTTCGGGTGTTGGGGCCTTCCACGCAGCTTGAGCTCAATTACTTTTGTTTCTCACCTGTTCTAGAATTTCTTTGAATTGTGCCATTTTGTTGTAGATATTTCAATCTTTTATCCAACTGGATTTTGTAAGGGGCGgaacggcacggtggatcagctggtaaagggtcgtttccgggttcaatcccggacccgtctgtgtggagtttgcatgttctccccatgcctgcgtgggttttctccgggcactcgggtttcctcccacatcccaaaaacatgcaacattatttggacactctaaattacccctaggtgtgcttgAGACTGCGGGtgttgtctggatgtgccctgcgattggctggcaaccagttgagggtgtaccctgcctcctgcccattgacagctgcgataggctgtCCAGCGCTCCCCATGAGCCtcatggggataagcagctaagaaaatgaatggatggattttggaagGGCATATTCTGCTGAAGTGATTTCTTGAACGAACAGGTGTGGAGGgaatcaggcttgggtgtgattgaccacaattaaatgagaaattGAGGGTGAtctactttttcacacaggccACCGCCTGAGTAAATAAATTGATCTGATCATAATATTTCCGTTCACTTGCATTATATTTGAATAGTTACATTTCTTTGATGATCTGAAAAAGTAAAtggggaaactgcaaaaatctATGAAACTGAGAAATAGCTTAtgacagtggatttttttttttttttttttttgctgtctttgAGTGTGCTCTGTGAGTGTGttgtgaaattgtccaaacgaGCCATCGCTTGATGCTGGTTTGTCTCCGCAGGCATCGCCAATGGCTTTGTGGTGGAGGAACAGGCAGAAGCCTCGCCACCTCGATTGTTCGAACCTCGACGCCGCTGTGCGTCCGAGTCCAGTATCTCTTCGGGGGGCAGCGCCCTTTCGGGCATCAGGTGAGCGTTCTCTTCTGTCCCCTGTCTTTGTTCCCGAAACTGAATATACAGTGCAGGTTTGATGAATCCATTTGTTTTGCCCATCAGTGGGCAAAAAACCAAGTGAATCAGATATTTCTCAAAGCAGTTCCCAGTCAGGGTCCAACGCTTGCTAACCCTTTTGGGGAGGTGGCCCTGTTGACTCACCATGAGCCAAGTTGTGGTGGCCTTTTCGCAAGATTGACTGGCCCCGTATATTCATGATATAATATGTTCCAAGTTTAGTTGGCATTTAGTGTCTTCATATTGAATTATTTGTCCCTTTAAGAAATGATTAGTACAGTTGCTTTCATGGTGATGGCTCTGTACTAACACAAAAATCAAGGCATTGGAATTGCAAACACCCATAATAATGCTTtgaagaataaataaattacaaaatgaaaatattcgaCTGACTTTCTGAAGCATAAAGCGTAAAATGTTGTCTGGTTGGTGGGAGGCTAAGCTTCAGCGTTTGTCGGTTGCCCTGTTCGCACACGCCTTTCCAGATCTGGCCACaaatttgccctgcgattttattttattttattttttttttttaaatcaaggctTTGTGACATTGACTCTGTTATCCGTAAGCACCTTTCGAAGCCTTTTGGCGTCATTATTGCCCATTTGGAAGAGCCGTTTTAGCCTTTAgcctcctggctgatgtcttgagatgtttcCTTAACGtgccactgtcataaaatgcacgagttttagtatgttattaatgaaaaaatggcagccgacatggacatGTGCgttttcccaccacaaaacatgattttgacgtgtacagctttttgtaactcccgccatgaaaattctctcgagggatttgttttcgagaagaatcaggaagtgacgtacagtaCGTGGCAGGGCCGCCCTCAAGTGTACTCGtttatttctattagttttacctccgggaaggtagctcgttgttccttcatgttagccaaaatgccggctcgttgcattgctggacattgcttgaacatttgggaggatggatttacccttcgtgAGTTTGCGAGAGAccgcttcgtcgtgaaaaacggattgcacgggtgcaaaggacgagagctttgtgggttccaaatgacaggtaggtctgtatacagctactaaaaaaataatagtttggggcggaccacgcaATCCGTCTCTCgtaataaaagatccgcgtacgtatgacgggCGCTAAAcgtgtcaatgtgcgcatcggacggcttccgcgtcgggttCGCCCGCGAAGGCTTCCGcatcgtgcctcgcggacgagcgcggcttcggccaggctggctcatacatactctctgggagtctgtcgccaccttttctttttcttggaacaacattcaataaatgtttgggaactaaGGACATGAATTGCTGTAGCTTTgaaggtggaattctttcccttTCTTGCTTCATGTACATCTTCAGCTGTTCAGCAGTCTGGGTTctccgttgtcatattttatgcttcataatgcgTCACTCTTTTTCAATGGGAGACGGCTTTGGACTGCAGATAGgccagtccagtccagtccagtaTCTGCAATTCTTCACTACAAAGCCATGCTGTTTTAACTGATGGAGAATGTGGTCTTGGCATTGACTTCATGAAATTAGTAGGGGCGTCCATGAAAAGACCTTGCCCGGGCAAGGTCATTTGTAACATTTATGTTATGTATTATTGGTTGGTTGTGCGTTATCACTGCTGCTGGGTGTTGACGCTTATAACAAGGTATTTGTGTAATTGGAGCTTGATtcatgtcccccccacccccacttcccCCCCCAGCACTGGAGCGGTCTCCAAAAGCGGCAAAGGCCGACCGGCAGCGCCTCGACGCAACACGGTGGACAACAAGAGTGTTCATGTGTCCCGCGCCGAAAACGGAGAGTTCAGCAATGCCGTCAAGGTCTCATCAGGTGATTGCTTGACTCTTTTCTCCACTTCCCTGTCCATTTTGAAAAGCGCTGAATTTTGGCCAATTGGAAGGCTGGAAAAGCATCAGCTGTATTGGTCACATTTTCCGACGACTCCATTCAtgaaatacatgtatttatattttgtttaaactCATTACTCATTTACCATACAGGCCAAAGCAGTGCATTAGACgtattgttaaaaaagttgaaatacaTGGAATATGTAAATATACCAGTGTGTGTATCAgtcccgtgactctcgtgaggatcagcggctaagaaaatggatggacggatggtatCGGTGGC of the Syngnathoides biaculeatus isolate LvHL_M chromosome 14, ASM1980259v1, whole genome shotgun sequence genome contains:
- the LOC133512485 gene encoding bromodomain-containing protein 1-like isoform X2, whose protein sequence is MKKKARHQRPAALKRDSSPIKPSPNRETLTYAQAQRMVELEVDGRVHRLSIYDKLDIISDDDPTAQEILECNSNKENSEKPQQVLVRSVRLKNSQRKKNAALAPPHSTAHSAATPLLEPKVRTVEYNLPVVPKRPPAYYKYTERTAEELDEEVEYDMDEEDYAWLELLNEKRKSEGISQVSNNLFEFIMDRFEKESYATTRGQSEQRSLVDEDAVCCVCMDGDGADSNVILFCDACNIAVHQECYGVPYVPEGQWLCRHCLQRPARPADCVFCPNRGGALKKTDDGRWGHVACALWVPEVGFLDTVFIEPIDGVHNIPPARWKLTCYLCKEKGAGACIQCDRVNCYAAFHVSCAQKAGLFMKMEPIREETQPGAFSVKKTAYCCSHTPDGCDRRPLNVYERPRPKNGACHKRGDRRGRARAKAWHRKRSKRAEPLPRPQPEAEGPGNCGPSIGASSLDTILNQVAVQRKRPFVERVLRYWVLKRQSRNNVPLIRRLQANPSHTLKSASADRAESNQVLKEQLKEWHRLRHDLERARLLLELVRKREKLKREEMKLQQLALEVQLTPFNILLRAVLGQLQQKDQYNVFAQPVSTKEVPDYLDHIKQPMDFSTMRMRIDGHTYRSLDDFEADFDLIIANCMKYNAKETFFYKVAQRMQDHGGVILRRARKEADRIGFDFASGLMLPDAPKLEVPAPFTWDDVDHLLSPSYRHLTPLEDQLKELLEKLDLSTAMRNSPSRSKRLKLLKKTITEVRSEMSLKKSLPSSQPVAAQPPPEPPESPKVNGSTPPRLELPMLATQAEAPLPFLGPPSLKPVECAPTEPGDVTCTSPTSLACPKLNGHLHIDHETERRTDVLFCKSKSVSPQKVPKDQEASVVPSPSSPPPLGAKTFLSVVIPRLETLLLPKKRPRSSSVDGEEDDESPIKRLGTGIANGFVVEEQAEASPPRLFEPRRRCASESSISSGGSALSGISTGAVSKSGKGRPAAPRRNTVDNKSVHVSRAENGEFSNAVKVSSEAWKPSAAFPFVVEPLKIVWAKCSGYPSYPALIVDPRTRRTGRPPRCQSSGAATGAEVPRPSRDVLRAGERMQFRQWLPRSKMSPFGVDRSLDRVKLLESRRSHLQKSVRRAFERATKHLEGGRRESDAR
- the LOC133512485 gene encoding bromodomain-containing protein 1-like isoform X9, producing the protein MKKKARHQRPAALKRDSSPIKPSPNRETLTYAQAQRMVELEVDGRVHRLSIYDKLDIISDDDPTAQEILECNSNKENSEKPQQVLVRSVRLKNSQRKKNAALAPPHSTAHSAATPLLEPKVRTVEYNLPVVPKRPPAYYKYTERTAEELDEEVEYDMDEEDYAWLELLNEKRKSEGISQVSNNLFEFIMDRFEKESYATTRGQSEQRSLVDEDAVCCVCMDGDGADSNVILFCDACNIAVHQECYGVPYVPEGQWLCRHCLQRPARPADCVFCPNRGGALKKTDDGRWGHVACALWVPEVGFLDTVFIEPIDGVHNIPPARWKLTCYLCKEKGAGACIQCDRVNCYAAFHVSCAQKAGLFMKMEPIREETQPGAFSVKKTAYCCSHTPDGCDRRPLNVYERPRPKNGACHKRGDRRGRARAKAWHRKRSKRAEPLPRPQPEAEGPGNCGPSIGASSLDTILNQVAVQRKRPFVERVLRYWVLKRQSRNNVPLIRRLQANPSHTLKSASADRAESNQVLKEQLKEWHRLRHDLERARLLLELVRKREKLKREEMKLQQLALEVQLTPFNILLRAVLGQLQQKDQYNVFAQPVSTKEVPDYLDHIKQPMDFSTMRMRIDGHTYRSLDDFEADFDLIIANCMKYNAKETFFYKVAQRMQDHGGVILRRARKEADRIGFDFASGLMLPDAPKLEVPAPFTWDDVDHLLSPSYRHLTPLEDQLKELLEKLDLSTAMRNSPSRSKRLKLLKKTITEVRSEMSLKKSLPSSQPVAAQPPPEPPESPKVNGSTPPRLELPMLATQAEAPLPFLGPPSLKPVECAPTEPGDVTCTSPTSLACPKLNGHLHIDHETERRTDVLFCKSKSVSPQKVPKDQEASVVPSPSSPPPLGAKTFLSVVIPRLETLLLPKKRPRSSSVDGEEDDESPIKRLGTGIANGFVVEEQAEASPPRLFEPRRRCASESSISSGGSALSGISTGAVSKSGKGRPAAPRRNTVDNKSVHVSRAENGEFSNAVKVSSDRGPANAQDGPPSPVPEQRCGDGGGGSSPVAGRAPSRRTDAVQAMAS
- the LOC133512485 gene encoding bromodomain-containing protein 1-like isoform X8, with product MKKKARHQRPAALKRDSSPIKPSPNRETLTYAQAQRMVELEVDGRVHRLSIYDKLDIISDDDPTAQEILECNSNKENSEKPQQVLVRSVRLKNSQRKKNAALAPPHSTAHSAATPLLEPKVRTVEYNLPVVPKRPPAYYKYTERTAEELDEEVEYDMDEEDYAWLELLNEKRKSEGISQVSNNLFEFIMDRFEKESYATTRGQSEQRSLVDEDAVCCVCMDGDGADSNVILFCDACNIAVHQECYGVPYVPEGQWLCRHCLQRPARPADCVFCPNRGGALKKTDDGRWGHVACALWVPEVGFLDTVFIEPIDGVHNIPPARWKLTCYLCKEKGAGACIQCDRVNCYAAFHVSCAQKAGLFMKMEPIREETQPGAFSVKKTAYCCSHTPDGCDRRPLNVYERPRPKNGACHKRGDRRGRARAKAWHRKRSKRAEPLPRPQPEAEGPGNCGPSIGASSLDTILNQVAVQRKRPFVERVLRYWVLKRQSRNNVPLIRRLQANPSHTLKSASADRAESNQVLKEQLKEWHRLRHDLERARLLLELVRKREKLKREEMKLQQLALEVQLTPFNILLRAVLGQLQQKDQYNVFAQPVSTKEVPDYLDHIKQPMDFSTMRMRIDGHTYRSLDDFEADFDLIIANCMKYNAKETFFYKVAQRMQDHGGVILRRARKEADRIGFDFASGLMLPDAPKLEVPAPFTWDDVDHLLSPSYRHLTPLEDQLKELLEKLDLSTAMRNSPSRSKRLKLLKKTITEVRSEMSLKKSLPSSQPVAAQPPPEPPESPKVNGSTPPRLELPMLATQAEAPLPFLGPPSLKPVECAPTEPGDVTCTSPTSLACPKLNGHLHIDHETERRTDVLFCKSKSVSPQKVPKDQEASVVPSPSSPPPLGAKTFLSVVIPRLETLLLPKKRPRSSSVDGEEDDESPIKRLGTGIANGFVVEEQAEASPPRLFEPRRRCASESSISSGGSALSGISTGAVSKSGKGRPAAPRRNTVDNKSVHVSRAENGEFSNAVKVSSDRGPANAQDGPPSPVPEQRCGDGGGGSSPVAGRAPSRRTDAVQTLMCPSQAMAS